From the genome of Gemmatimonas phototrophica, one region includes:
- the rimI gene encoding ribosomal protein S18-alanine N-acetyltransferase, which translates to MPLGRDGASPGLATDGLTLRNMASADVEAVAAIEAASFSDAWPPSAFTDLLQRDYARLRVIADPHGELLGYCILLRAADQGEIANICTAPAARGQGMGGRLLDDALTWADAGGVVEVFLEVRISNTAARALYTARGFSMVGRRRGYYQHPTEDALVLRRTLPGATESSA; encoded by the coding sequence GTGCCATTGGGGCGAGACGGGGCGTCACCGGGGCTGGCCACGGACGGCCTGACGCTTCGGAACATGGCGTCGGCTGATGTGGAAGCGGTGGCTGCCATCGAGGCGGCTTCCTTCAGCGACGCGTGGCCTCCGTCCGCCTTTACCGACCTGTTGCAGCGCGACTACGCGCGCCTGAGGGTTATTGCCGATCCTCACGGGGAGCTGTTGGGCTACTGCATTCTCCTTCGGGCTGCCGATCAGGGAGAAATTGCCAATATCTGTACGGCCCCCGCGGCGCGTGGGCAGGGAATGGGCGGTCGCTTGCTGGATGACGCTCTCACGTGGGCTGATGCGGGAGGGGTGGTCGAGGTGTTTCTCGAGGTGCGTATCTCGAATACGGCCGCCCGCGCCCTGTATACTGCGAGAGGATTCTCAATGGTTGGCCGCCGCCGTGGCTATTATCAGCATCCGACCGAGGATGCCTTGGTGCTCCGCCGCACGCTTCCCGGAGCGACGGAAAGCTCTGCGTAA
- a CDS encoding RelA/SpoT family protein: MTTIALHDMIPGFGPGADGAYDRLDHDLLVRAYKFSDVAHAGQVRHSGEPYVSHCVEVARILADLQLDTTTVACGLLHDIVEDTDITVEDVSREFGVEVAQIVDGLTKIANLPMSSREERQVENYRKLLLSIAKDARVILIKLADRLHNMRTLDWLAPEKRRRIAQETRDLYAPLAHRFGMAKVRWELEDLAFKHLEPEAYKTLAKLVAAKRGEREALIGQMREPLEKRLTEAGIADVEVTGRPKHLWSIFKKMQQRDRPYEDIYDLLAIRVIVPNVLECYHALGVIHDGWTPVQERIKDYIAQPKSNGYQSLHTTVFGPGRQLFEIQIRTRDMHRTADFGIAAHWLYKENSRSADELDKQLAWFRQVLELQLDAETPGEFLEFLKLDLYQDEIFVFTPTGDVIQLPKGATPLDFAFAVHSQVGAHCAGAKVNGRIAPLSRELKNSETVEILTNPNAKPSRDWLAHVRTGKARHKIRQLLRLEEHSSAMRLGKEILERELRRRRLPKADEQDLYPIARLLKLKDAPHLIASVGAGDVHVLQVLKLLHPLLDTTPEQAEKPSTLERIVDRVRGTGKGIRIQGADGLLVRYAQCCQPVPGDRVVGYVTRGRGVSIHRGDCPNLLLLAHEPERRLDIDWQEMAGERFVVRLALEGNDRRGLYADVAAAVSATGTDIKSLELKTTDGKVSGSAMVEVENLAHLERIMKAARRVKGIAVVSRREKITAED, encoded by the coding sequence GTGACGACGATTGCGCTGCACGACATGATTCCGGGGTTCGGGCCGGGCGCCGATGGCGCCTATGATCGGCTCGACCACGATCTGCTCGTGCGCGCCTACAAGTTTTCCGATGTGGCGCACGCCGGTCAGGTCCGCCACTCGGGGGAACCGTACGTCTCCCACTGTGTGGAGGTGGCGCGCATTCTGGCGGACCTCCAGCTGGACACCACCACGGTTGCCTGTGGCTTGCTTCACGACATCGTCGAGGACACGGATATCACGGTCGAGGATGTCTCCCGTGAGTTCGGGGTGGAAGTGGCGCAGATCGTGGACGGGTTGACCAAGATTGCCAATCTGCCCATGTCGTCCCGGGAAGAGCGGCAGGTGGAGAACTACCGCAAGCTGCTGCTCTCCATCGCGAAAGACGCCCGCGTCATTCTCATCAAGTTGGCCGATCGCCTGCACAATATGCGGACGCTTGATTGGCTCGCTCCCGAAAAACGTCGACGCATTGCGCAGGAAACGCGCGATCTGTATGCCCCGCTGGCCCACCGTTTCGGTATGGCCAAGGTGCGCTGGGAGCTTGAGGACCTGGCGTTCAAGCATCTTGAACCGGAGGCGTACAAGACGCTGGCCAAACTGGTTGCGGCCAAGCGTGGAGAGCGTGAAGCGCTCATTGGCCAGATGCGTGAGCCGTTGGAGAAGCGACTTACGGAGGCGGGGATCGCGGATGTCGAAGTCACGGGGCGCCCCAAGCACCTGTGGTCGATCTTCAAGAAGATGCAGCAGCGAGATCGCCCGTACGAGGATATCTACGATCTGCTGGCCATTCGCGTCATCGTCCCCAACGTCCTGGAGTGTTATCACGCGTTGGGCGTGATCCACGACGGCTGGACACCGGTGCAGGAGCGCATCAAGGATTATATCGCACAGCCAAAGAGCAACGGCTATCAGTCGCTCCACACGACGGTGTTCGGTCCTGGTCGGCAGCTGTTCGAAATTCAGATCCGTACGCGCGATATGCATCGTACTGCGGACTTCGGTATCGCGGCGCATTGGCTGTACAAGGAGAATTCGCGCAGCGCCGATGAACTGGACAAGCAGCTGGCGTGGTTCCGCCAGGTGCTTGAGTTGCAGCTCGATGCGGAGACGCCCGGGGAGTTCCTCGAGTTTCTCAAGCTCGACTTGTATCAGGACGAGATTTTCGTCTTTACCCCGACCGGCGACGTGATTCAGTTGCCCAAGGGGGCGACGCCGCTGGACTTCGCCTTTGCGGTGCACTCGCAGGTTGGTGCCCATTGTGCCGGCGCGAAGGTGAACGGTCGGATTGCCCCCCTCTCGCGTGAGCTCAAAAACTCGGAGACGGTGGAGATTCTCACCAATCCGAATGCAAAGCCCAGTCGCGATTGGCTCGCGCATGTGCGCACGGGCAAGGCCCGACACAAGATCCGCCAGCTGCTGCGCCTTGAAGAACATTCCTCGGCCATGCGCCTGGGCAAGGAAATCCTCGAGCGCGAACTGCGCCGTCGCCGTTTGCCCAAGGCGGATGAGCAGGATTTGTATCCCATTGCGCGGTTGCTCAAGCTCAAGGATGCGCCCCATCTCATTGCCAGCGTGGGCGCCGGCGACGTGCATGTCTTGCAGGTCCTCAAGCTGCTACACCCGTTGCTCGATACCACGCCGGAGCAGGCGGAGAAGCCGAGCACCCTCGAGCGCATTGTCGATCGGGTCCGAGGAACCGGGAAGGGCATTCGCATTCAGGGCGCAGACGGGCTGCTGGTTCGCTACGCCCAGTGTTGTCAGCCGGTTCCAGGCGACCGGGTGGTTGGCTATGTCACGCGTGGGCGCGGCGTCAGCATCCACCGCGGTGACTGCCCCAATCTGCTGCTGCTGGCCCACGAGCCGGAACGCCGCCTGGATATCGACTGGCAGGAAATGGCCGGTGAGCGTTTTGTCGTACGGCTCGCGTTGGAGGGCAATGACCGGCGCGGGCTATACGCTGATGTCGCAGCGGCCGTCAGTGCGACCGGTACGGACATCAAGAGCCTCGAGCTCAAGACAACCGATGGCAAAGTGTCAGGCTCAGCCATGGTGGAAGTGGAGAACCTGGCGCATCTCGAACGGATCATGAAGGCGGCTCGGCGCGTGAAGGGCATCGCGGTCGTGAGCCGGCGCGAGAAGATCACCGCCGAGGACTAG
- a CDS encoding LysM peptidoglycan-binding domain-containing protein, with the protein MRAANRAHASTANPHGQATAMLGRLVVAVLATLALLLVWRPTLLHAQDAKPAAQEAAAKSHVVKAGETLWSLAARYYGDGHQWQSLARRNGIPITDEPPLRVGMRLTVPARPTVRGAKAAEVAAAPADSTVPKAALTKAGEGTLPKPDEISSRAPAGSLAGQTAGKGNAGAGAKARVTAPVTPAAPTAPAASETEKANLTPTVGTMMGERTVLRIGLVDQDAQVDSRKASEVVTVFHRDLPDAAEAERRTRAVLRPNTPAPRTAEYEAAPFLVGEQSLVNVGRILARVGSPQTSGEAYPQRAIKTDQVELEPPPKGSYKVGDRLITFVTPGTFAKGQVLVYPTGVIEVVKADAGKPALAMVRRQTGRIEQGQRLLVASESNAEWVKAVKLDAPDVSTTVSWLDGQEAMPTLQSFLLVGAGSAQGLKAGDELAVYRRIAKGSTEALVATVRVVRAERDHSATVITRQYQTEISVGMTARRYAKAP; encoded by the coding sequence ATGCGCGCTGCCAACCGGGCGCACGCCTCCACCGCCAATCCGCACGGTCAGGCGACCGCCATGCTGGGCCGCCTGGTTGTTGCCGTTCTTGCTACCCTCGCCCTGTTGCTGGTGTGGCGTCCCACGCTGCTCCATGCGCAGGACGCGAAGCCCGCCGCGCAGGAGGCGGCTGCCAAGTCGCACGTGGTGAAGGCCGGCGAGACGCTCTGGAGCCTCGCCGCCCGTTACTACGGTGACGGACACCAGTGGCAGTCCCTGGCACGACGCAACGGTATCCCCATCACGGATGAGCCGCCCCTACGGGTTGGCATGCGGCTTACCGTACCAGCCCGCCCCACCGTTCGTGGAGCGAAGGCTGCCGAGGTCGCTGCCGCCCCAGCGGACAGTACTGTCCCCAAGGCGGCGCTGACAAAGGCTGGGGAAGGCACCCTGCCCAAGCCTGATGAGATCTCCTCCCGGGCACCGGCCGGTTCCTTGGCCGGCCAGACGGCGGGCAAAGGCAACGCAGGCGCGGGGGCGAAGGCCCGTGTGACCGCGCCCGTAACGCCCGCAGCACCGACGGCACCAGCCGCCTCCGAGACCGAAAAGGCAAACTTGACGCCGACGGTTGGGACCATGATGGGCGAACGCACCGTCCTTCGCATTGGACTGGTTGATCAGGATGCCCAAGTGGATTCCCGGAAAGCCAGCGAGGTGGTGACTGTTTTCCACCGCGATCTGCCAGACGCCGCTGAGGCCGAACGGCGCACCCGCGCGGTCTTGCGTCCCAACACACCGGCACCACGTACCGCCGAGTATGAGGCGGCTCCGTTTCTGGTGGGTGAGCAGTCGCTGGTGAATGTGGGGCGCATTCTGGCCCGTGTGGGTTCCCCGCAAACGTCGGGAGAAGCATACCCGCAGCGTGCCATCAAGACGGATCAAGTGGAGCTCGAGCCTCCCCCGAAGGGGAGCTACAAGGTGGGTGACCGCCTCATCACCTTCGTGACCCCAGGCACGTTCGCCAAAGGACAAGTGCTGGTGTACCCGACCGGCGTCATTGAGGTGGTGAAGGCAGACGCCGGGAAGCCAGCCCTCGCGATGGTCCGCCGGCAGACCGGACGGATTGAACAAGGACAACGCCTGTTGGTCGCGAGCGAGTCCAACGCGGAATGGGTCAAGGCCGTGAAGCTCGACGCACCAGACGTGAGCACCACAGTCAGCTGGCTCGACGGGCAGGAAGCCATGCCCACGCTCCAGAGTTTTCTCCTCGTGGGGGCTGGAAGCGCGCAGGGATTGAAGGCCGGCGATGAGCTCGCGGTGTACCGCCGCATTGCCAAGGGAAGCACGGAGGCTCTGGTGGCAACCGTCCGTGTTGTCCGCGCGGAGCGAGATCATTCGGCGACCGTGATCACGCGTCAGTACCAGACCGAAATCAGCGTGGGGATGACCGCACGCCGCTACGCCAAAGCGCCCTGA
- a CDS encoding single-stranded DNA-binding protein, whose amino-acid sequence MSRSLNKAILIGNVGSDPEIRTVGTGGRVATFSLATGRQWTDQTGNKQEKTEWHRCVVWNSARGSGLADVVEKYVKKGEKIYVEGEIEYRQWQDKEGQTRYTTEIKVKELMLLGGGGGRSGGMGDDMDSAPRRAPAPSAPRKAAAPAAGGDDFNDFPGALADEDDDLPF is encoded by the coding sequence GTGAGCCGCAGCTTGAACAAGGCCATTCTGATTGGCAACGTCGGGAGTGATCCCGAAATCCGCACCGTAGGAACCGGTGGCCGCGTGGCGACGTTCTCGCTGGCCACGGGCCGGCAGTGGACGGACCAGACGGGCAACAAGCAGGAAAAGACCGAGTGGCACCGCTGCGTGGTGTGGAACAGTGCGCGCGGCAGCGGCCTGGCCGACGTGGTGGAGAAGTACGTCAAGAAGGGCGAAAAGATCTACGTGGAAGGGGAGATCGAATATCGTCAGTGGCAGGACAAAGAGGGGCAGACGCGCTACACCACCGAAATCAAGGTTAAGGAGTTGATGCTCCTGGGCGGGGGCGGTGGGCGTTCCGGCGGCATGGGCGACGACATGGACTCTGCGCCTCGTCGGGCTCCGGCACCGTCGGCGCCCCGCAAGGCGGCCGCTCCAGCGGCAGGCGGCGATGATTTCAATGACTTCCCCGGTGCGCTCGCCGACGAAGACGACGATTTGCCGTTCTGA
- the uvrB gene encoding excinuclease ABC subunit UvrB, with product MSSLYRLHSPFSPAGDQPRAIAELKSGLHRGDRIQTLLGVTGSGKTMTIANVIEEWGRPTLVLSHNKTLAAQLYGELKSFFPNNAVEYFISYYDYYQPEAYVPSSDTYIEKDASINEDIDRLRLRATSSLMEREDVVIVSTVSAIYGLGDPVSYRERMVSLARGQQIPRDDILRALVGIQYLRNDVAFDRGTFRVRGDTVEIYPAYEEQAVRLELWGDEIERISKIDPVTGDTIATLERMAIYPAKHFITNRPTIERASKAIRDELAERLAELRMAGKLLEAQRLEQRTNFDLEMLAEIGTCAGIENYSRHISGRQSGERPACLLDYFPDDFLVVVDESHVTLPQVRAMYNGDRARKLTLVDYGFRLPSALDNRPLVFDEFMQLVPRLINVSATPGELELQLSEGVVVEQVIRPTGLLDPVLEVRPVKGQVDDLLHEIHVRERKGERVLVTTLTKRMSEDLTDYLQQMGVRVRYMHSDIDAIERMEIVRGLRLGEFDVLVGINLLREGLDMPEVSLVAILDADQEGFLRSDRSLIQTIGRAARNLHGRAILYADRITGSMQRAMDETDRRRTIQHEHNVAHGIVPTGVSKSVDEVRFITRVADARVEREGEAPAPKRLKSESTARSRPELEQLVGELEVAMREAATALDFEAAARLRDQLFEVRTALGEKPAQARGNTAAPKRPPGSAPMRRAGGKRGR from the coding sequence ATGAGCTCATTGTATCGCCTGCATTCGCCATTTTCGCCCGCCGGCGATCAGCCGCGCGCCATTGCGGAACTCAAATCCGGGCTGCATCGCGGCGATCGGATCCAGACGTTGCTCGGCGTCACGGGCTCCGGCAAGACCATGACGATTGCCAACGTCATTGAGGAATGGGGGCGGCCCACGCTCGTGCTGTCGCACAACAAGACGTTGGCGGCGCAGTTGTACGGGGAACTGAAATCGTTCTTTCCGAACAATGCGGTCGAGTACTTCATCTCGTACTACGACTACTATCAGCCCGAAGCCTACGTCCCCTCAAGCGATACATACATCGAGAAGGACGCCAGCATCAACGAAGACATTGATCGGCTGCGCTTGCGGGCAACGTCGTCGCTGATGGAACGAGAAGATGTGGTGATCGTGTCCACGGTATCGGCCATCTATGGCCTGGGTGATCCGGTATCCTATCGCGAGCGCATGGTGTCGTTGGCGCGCGGGCAACAGATCCCGCGCGACGATATTCTGCGCGCTCTGGTCGGCATTCAATATCTGCGTAATGATGTCGCCTTCGATCGCGGCACGTTTCGCGTGCGTGGCGATACCGTGGAGATCTATCCGGCCTACGAGGAACAGGCGGTACGGCTGGAGCTGTGGGGCGACGAAATCGAGCGCATTTCCAAGATCGATCCGGTCACTGGAGATACAATAGCCACGCTGGAGCGCATGGCGATCTATCCGGCGAAGCACTTCATTACCAATCGTCCCACGATTGAGCGGGCGTCAAAGGCCATTCGCGACGAATTGGCGGAGCGCCTGGCCGAGCTGCGGATGGCTGGGAAGTTGCTCGAGGCACAGCGACTGGAGCAGCGCACCAATTTCGATCTGGAGATGTTGGCGGAAATCGGGACCTGTGCTGGCATCGAAAATTATTCGCGGCACATCAGCGGGCGACAGTCGGGCGAACGTCCGGCGTGTTTGCTGGATTATTTCCCGGATGATTTTCTGGTCGTGGTGGACGAATCGCACGTCACGCTGCCGCAGGTGCGTGCGATGTACAATGGCGACCGGGCGCGCAAGCTCACGCTGGTTGACTACGGGTTCCGTTTGCCGAGTGCCTTGGACAATCGACCGCTGGTGTTCGATGAGTTCATGCAACTCGTGCCGCGGCTCATCAATGTGTCCGCCACCCCGGGGGAGCTGGAGTTGCAGCTGTCTGAGGGGGTCGTGGTAGAACAGGTCATCCGTCCTACGGGACTTCTCGATCCGGTGCTCGAGGTCCGACCGGTGAAGGGGCAGGTGGATGATCTGCTGCACGAGATTCACGTGCGCGAGCGGAAGGGTGAACGGGTGCTGGTCACCACGCTGACCAAGCGCATGTCGGAGGATCTCACGGACTACCTGCAGCAGATGGGCGTTCGGGTGCGCTACATGCATTCGGACATCGATGCCATTGAGCGCATGGAGATCGTCCGTGGTCTTCGCCTCGGCGAGTTCGATGTGTTGGTGGGGATCAATCTGTTGCGCGAAGGACTCGATATGCCGGAGGTCTCCCTGGTAGCCATCCTTGATGCCGATCAGGAAGGATTTTTGCGCAGTGATCGCTCGCTCATCCAGACCATTGGGCGCGCGGCGCGCAATTTGCACGGCAGAGCGATTCTCTATGCCGATCGCATTACCGGCTCCATGCAGCGCGCCATGGATGAAACCGATCGTCGGCGTACCATTCAGCATGAGCACAACGTGGCGCACGGCATTGTGCCGACCGGGGTCAGCAAGAGCGTGGACGAAGTGCGATTCATTACGCGCGTGGCCGATGCTCGTGTGGAACGTGAAGGGGAGGCGCCGGCGCCCAAGCGCTTGAAGAGCGAGAGCACCGCGCGTTCCCGCCCCGAACTGGAGCAGTTGGTTGGGGAGTTGGAAGTGGCCATGCGGGAGGCCGCGACGGCATTGGACTTTGAGGCGGCGGCACGATTGCGCGATCAGCTGTTTGAGGTGCGCACCGCGCTGGGGGAGAAGCCGGCGCAAGCGCGTGGCAATACGGCGGCGCCCAAGCGACCGCCAGGCAGTGCGCCCATGCGTCGGGCGGGAGGAAAGCGTGGGCGCTGA
- a CDS encoding NAD-dependent epimerase/dehydratase family protein → MANSVLVTGGAGFIGSHVADRFLAEGWEVTILDDLSSGREENIPSAARFVRGCITSPDAATLVRDGKFDVMCHLAAQIDVRRSVLDPVYDATRNILGTLNLMEAVRTGGHPTRTIFSSTGGALYGDFDPPPSTESFAKDPEAPYGIAKLSVEYYLAYYGRVHGLDTVALRYGNVYGPRQDPHGEAGVVAIFCNRLLDGRALTVFGNGEQTRDYVYAGDVAGANFAAATATLPPRGRLDARAFNIGTGIETSVNTLAETLRTVSGATAPIDYAPARAGELARSALQTDKARTVLGWSPKVPLSQGLTNTFTFFSDRRARLAAEAKA, encoded by the coding sequence ATGGCGAATTCAGTCCTGGTGACGGGCGGTGCGGGATTCATCGGCTCCCATGTGGCAGACCGGTTTCTGGCCGAAGGATGGGAGGTCACCATCCTTGACGATCTCTCAAGTGGTCGTGAAGAAAACATTCCGTCGGCAGCGCGCTTCGTGCGGGGCTGCATCACCTCGCCCGACGCGGCGACGTTGGTGCGTGATGGGAAATTTGACGTGATGTGTCATTTGGCTGCACAGATTGATGTGCGCCGCAGTGTGCTCGACCCGGTCTATGATGCCACGCGCAATATTCTCGGGACACTCAACCTCATGGAAGCCGTGCGCACGGGTGGACATCCCACGCGGACGATTTTCTCGTCCACGGGTGGGGCGCTGTATGGCGATTTCGATCCGCCCCCCAGCACCGAATCCTTTGCGAAGGATCCGGAAGCGCCGTACGGCATCGCCAAGCTCTCCGTGGAGTATTATCTCGCGTACTACGGTCGGGTGCATGGACTCGACACCGTGGCTTTGCGCTATGGCAACGTATACGGTCCGCGTCAGGACCCGCATGGTGAGGCCGGCGTGGTGGCCATCTTCTGCAACCGGTTGCTCGATGGGCGCGCGCTCACCGTGTTCGGCAACGGCGAGCAGACCCGGGACTACGTCTACGCAGGTGATGTGGCCGGTGCCAACTTTGCCGCCGCCACGGCCACATTGCCCCCCCGAGGCCGTCTTGATGCCCGCGCCTTCAACATTGGCACCGGCATTGAAACCTCGGTCAATACGCTCGCCGAAACACTGCGTACGGTGTCCGGTGCCACGGCCCCCATCGATTATGCGCCGGCCCGGGCTGGTGAACTCGCCCGGTCTGCGCTCCAGACGGACAAGGCTCGCACTGTGTTGGGGTGGTCACCCAAGGTGCCACTGTCGCAAGGGCTCACCAACACCTTCACGTTCTTTTCCGACCGCCGCGCGCGACTCGCCGCCGAGGCCAAGGCGTGA
- a CDS encoding HD-GYP domain-containing protein produces MPRLTPKPSAAIGAGRVGTVRLADVIAALTYALDLTEGQRPGHTLRSTLLAMRLGEAAGLGRAELEALYYAALLKDSGCSSNAARMSALFGSPDQELKRNMRLVDWHDRWTLAMRTARSCGVGLNPVHRIRHFLMVAQTPTLTRDIIQTRCERGAQIAQVLGFPAATSEAILYVDEHWCGLGHPFGIAGEEIPLMSRIILLAQTVEAFWSEQGTKAAMEMARKRRGTWFDPTMVDHLLAFRRDAAWWSQLADSERLGESVVALEPGSAPLVATDERLDRIAFAFAAVIDAKTPFTARHSTNVARYAVGIAGALGVDGAGSRDMLRAGLLHDIGKLGVSNRILDKPDKLTDDEFAEIRKHPAWTLEILDHVSAFRHFAPDAARHHERLDGRGYPWRVGGEQLSFTARVLAVADVYEALTANRPYRDGLPVATVVDIMARDRGTAFDPQVFEAAVGLAETGIFASLATVTEDGFEQLQEVIPVQSIDSRSHRVA; encoded by the coding sequence GTGCCACGACTGACTCCGAAACCTTCTGCGGCGATTGGTGCCGGCCGCGTCGGCACGGTGCGATTGGCCGACGTCATTGCTGCGTTGACGTACGCCCTGGACCTCACTGAAGGGCAGCGACCGGGGCACACGCTGCGCAGCACGTTGCTGGCGATGCGCCTTGGGGAGGCCGCGGGATTAGGGCGCGCCGAGCTGGAGGCGTTGTACTATGCGGCACTCCTGAAGGACTCCGGCTGTTCCAGCAATGCCGCGCGCATGTCGGCCTTGTTTGGCAGTCCCGATCAGGAGCTCAAGCGAAACATGCGTCTGGTGGACTGGCACGATCGCTGGACGCTGGCCATGCGAACGGCGAGGAGCTGCGGGGTAGGGCTCAACCCGGTGCATCGCATTCGCCACTTCCTCATGGTCGCGCAAACACCAACGCTGACCCGGGACATCATTCAGACGCGGTGTGAGCGTGGCGCGCAGATCGCGCAGGTGCTCGGGTTCCCGGCGGCGACCTCGGAAGCCATTCTGTATGTGGATGAACACTGGTGTGGGTTGGGGCATCCTTTCGGCATCGCCGGAGAAGAGATCCCGCTCATGTCCCGCATCATTCTGCTGGCGCAAACCGTGGAAGCATTCTGGAGCGAACAGGGAACGAAGGCCGCCATGGAGATGGCGCGGAAGCGTCGCGGGACGTGGTTTGATCCAACGATGGTGGATCATCTGCTGGCATTCCGTCGCGACGCGGCGTGGTGGTCGCAGCTGGCCGACAGTGAACGACTGGGGGAATCGGTCGTGGCGCTGGAGCCGGGTAGTGCGCCCCTGGTGGCTACCGACGAGCGACTGGACCGCATCGCGTTTGCGTTTGCGGCCGTGATCGACGCCAAGACACCGTTCACGGCGCGGCATTCCACAAACGTGGCACGCTACGCGGTCGGAATTGCTGGTGCGCTTGGCGTGGATGGTGCAGGCTCGCGCGATATGTTGCGTGCGGGACTGTTGCACGACATTGGCAAGCTCGGGGTGTCCAACCGCATCCTCGACAAGCCAGACAAGCTGACCGACGACGAGTTCGCAGAGATTCGCAAACACCCCGCGTGGACGCTGGAGATTCTTGACCACGTGTCGGCATTCCGCCATTTCGCCCCTGATGCGGCACGCCACCACGAGCGATTGGATGGTCGCGGATATCCGTGGCGCGTGGGCGGAGAACAGCTGTCGTTCACGGCCCGCGTCCTTGCAGTGGCCGACGTCTATGAGGCCCTGACGGCCAATCGCCCGTATCGTGATGGCCTGCCCGTTGCCACGGTCGTCGATATCATGGCTCGCGATCGCGGGACCGCGTTTGATCCCCAGGTGTTCGAGGCGGCGGTAGGTCTGGCGGAGACCGGGATTTTTGCCTCCTTGGCGACGGTGACCGAGGATGGATTCGAGCAGCTCCAGGAAGTGATCCCCGTTCAGTCGATAGACTCACGATCCCACCGGGTCGCTTGA
- the tsaB gene encoding tRNA (adenosine(37)-N6)-threonylcarbamoyltransferase complex dimerization subunit type 1 TsaB, with amino-acid sequence MPSLSFTAPLLAIEASTAVGSVALWLDGGLAGVEVVPMGVGREDRLFPAMQHLLASNGLSPRVLQGVVCGEGPGSFTSLRIAASLAKGLAHGTGCALYAVPSLLVAAATASPSLAPGRYLVHADALRGERYVLPVERSAEGSVSPSGPLARIPASQLEAAGTAAGRVAVCASPFGDEPCIVEPSVGDLAGAQGRWRDEAVSLEGWEPIYGRLAEAQVKWEESHGKPLPDSPVVSS; translated from the coding sequence GTGCCTTCTCTCTCCTTTACCGCGCCACTGCTCGCCATTGAGGCATCGACCGCCGTCGGGTCGGTTGCACTCTGGCTTGATGGCGGGCTTGCCGGTGTAGAAGTGGTGCCCATGGGCGTTGGCCGTGAGGACCGCCTGTTCCCGGCCATGCAGCATCTGCTGGCGTCCAACGGGCTGAGCCCTCGAGTACTTCAGGGGGTCGTGTGTGGGGAAGGCCCAGGTAGCTTCACGTCGCTGCGCATTGCGGCGTCATTGGCCAAGGGGCTGGCCCATGGAACGGGCTGTGCCTTGTACGCGGTGCCATCGCTCCTCGTGGCAGCAGCCACCGCATCGCCCTCGTTGGCGCCTGGGCGCTATCTGGTGCACGCCGACGCGCTGCGTGGCGAGCGCTATGTGCTCCCCGTCGAGCGGTCCGCGGAAGGCTCGGTATCCCCGTCAGGTCCTTTGGCGCGCATCCCGGCATCACAACTGGAAGCGGCCGGTACGGCGGCTGGGCGGGTGGCGGTGTGTGCCTCTCCCTTTGGGGACGAGCCCTGTATCGTGGAACCGTCCGTTGGGGATCTGGCCGGAGCGCAGGGCCGCTGGCGCGACGAAGCCGTGTCACTCGAGGGATGGGAGCCCATATATGGGCGGCTGGCTGAGGCGCAGGTGAAGTGGGAGGAGTCGCACGGGAAGCCGTTGCCAGACTCGCCAGTCGTGTCGTCGTAA
- the tsaE gene encoding tRNA (adenosine(37)-N6)-threonylcarbamoyltransferase complex ATPase subunit type 1 TsaE gives MSHALEHLLARGAPRSPDRDSLEAWGKAVGAALPRPAIIALEGDLGVGKTTLAKALCAGIGVPNLAAVTSPTFSLVQQYEAPRGPVVHVDLYRLKSDAELDALGWDELMASAAVLLVEWPERALHTLPHDVITITLSHDATDPMRRVLRVVSPTRR, from the coding sequence TTGAGTCACGCCCTCGAACATCTGCTGGCCCGTGGGGCGCCGCGCTCTCCCGATCGTGATTCACTTGAAGCGTGGGGGAAGGCGGTTGGGGCGGCGTTGCCGCGCCCCGCGATCATCGCACTCGAGGGAGATCTCGGGGTCGGCAAAACGACGTTGGCGAAGGCGTTGTGCGCTGGTATTGGCGTCCCGAATCTGGCGGCCGTCACCAGCCCAACCTTCTCGCTGGTGCAGCAATATGAGGCGCCGAGAGGGCCGGTCGTTCACGTTGACCTGTATCGTCTCAAGAGCGACGCCGAACTGGATGCGCTTGGCTGGGACGAGCTGATGGCATCCGCGGCCGTGCTGTTGGTGGAGTGGCCGGAGCGAGCGCTTCACACCCTGCCGCACGACGTCATCACCATCACGTTGTCACATGACGCCACCGACCCCATGCGGCGCGTGCTGCGCGTGGTGTCACCCACCCGGCGCTAA